TTCTTTTGGAGTGCAAGCATCTGCATTTTATCAATTTAAAATGAAAGAATTTAAAGGAATAAAAAGAAGAATGTTTTTTGCCGTTTATTATTTAACAGTAAATGATAAAATGCATAATTATATAAATAGAAAATCATGATATTAAAACTGATTACACAAATTTCAAGAATATTAGTCGGAGCCTTATTTATTTTTTCTGGCTTTGTAAAATTAGTAGATCCTATTGGGTCTCAATATAAGTTTCAAGAATATTTCTCTGCCGACGTTTTAAATATGGAGTTTTTAATTCCGTATGCATTGCCTTTTGCAATTTTATTAATTATTGCAGAAATCTTATTAGGTGTAATGATTTTAATTGGCTACAAACCAAAGTTTACTGTTTTTAGTTTGTTAGCTTTAATGCTTGTTTTTCTATTTTTAACATGGTATTCTGCGTATTATAATAAGGTAACCGACTGTGGTTGTTTTGGTGATGCAGTAAAATTATCTACTTGGGGAACTTTTTACAAGAATGTAGTTTTAATTGCATTAGTTCTTATTTTAGTAGTAGGATTAAAACATATAAAACCCATTTTTACAGGTAAAATTCCAAAAGTGATTACTTTTTTATCTTTAGCAGCTTTCTTATTTATTGTACAGCATGTTTTAACACATTTGCCAATTATAGATTTTAGAGCCTATGCGGTTGGTAAAAGTATTCCGGAAGGAATGCAATATAAAGAAGATGGTGAAATACCGCCTGTACATGATTTTATGCTAGAAGATGAACAAGCAGATTTAGCTCCAGAATTATTAAAGAAAGAAAAAGTAATGTTGGTTATCGTCTATAATTTAGATAAAGTTGATAAAAACGGATTTCCAGCAATTAAAGGAGTTGCTGCTAAAGCGAAAGAAAAAGGGTATACAGTTTACGGAGTTTCAGCGTCTTTTACAGACGATTTAATTCTTACAAAAGAAAAGTATGATTTACCGTTCGATTTTTTATTCTGTGATGAAACAACTTTAAAAACAATGATTAGAGCAAATCCTGGAGTTATCATCTTAGATAAAGGAACAGTGATGCAAAAGAAAAATTGGATTGATGTAGACGAGTTAGAATTGTAACTTATGTACCTTTTAGAAAGTTTTTAAGGACTAATTTTTACTACGTTTGTTATCTACGTCGGTAAGAGTTAGTCCTTTTTCATTGTTAAAAAATACATTTTTAGGGCTTCCAATAATTTGAGCACTGTAAATACCAGAATGTCCAGAAAATAAATAAGAAGTTGTACACGCTAAGGCGATAAAAATTCCAGATTCAATACCAAATAATTCAATACCCATAATAGTACAAGCAATTGGTGTGTTTGTTGCACCTGCAAAAACAGCCACAAAACCCATACCTGCTAACAAAGGCATTGGCAAAGGAATAAACCAAATTAAAACGTTACCTAATGTTGCGCCAATAAAAAATAAAGGTGTTACTTCTCCTCCTTTAAAACCAGCACCTAAGGTAAAAGAGGTAAATAATAGTTTTAGAATAAAATCGTACGAATTTAAGTCGATATTAAAAGCATCTACAATAGTTGGTACACCAAGTCCCATGTATTTTGTTGTTCCAATAAGATACCAAGTAATTGCTAATATAATTCCACCAATTACAGGACGAAGTGGAGGATATTTAATAAATTTTTTAAATGTAATTCCCCAAAAGTGTGTAGATTTAGAAAACAACATGCTTACCAAACCAAAAATAATTCCTGCTAATACAGCCCATAAAATAGTTGCAGGTGTAAGTGCTGCAACTGTAGAGATTGTGTAATGTGTATGATGAGAAATTTGCCAAACATCACAAAAATAGTTGGCAAAAATAGCGGCTAAAAAACTAGGTAAAATGGCATCAAATTTTATGCGACCAATAACCATTACTTCTAGAGCAAAAATGGCACCTGCCAAAGGCGTTCCAAAAACGGAAGCAAAACCTGCACTAATACCTGTTATTAAAACAATTTTTCTATCGGCATCAGAAAGCTTAAAAATTTTGGTAAATTGATCTGCAATGGCACCACCAACTTGTACGGCAGTTCCCTCTCTACCAGCAGAACCTCCAAATAAATGCGTAAGTACGGTTCCTAAAAAAACTAAGGGAGCCATTTTAAAAGGAATTATTTT
The nucleotide sequence above comes from Polaribacter butkevichii. Encoded proteins:
- a CDS encoding BT_3928 family protein; this translates as MILKLITQISRILVGALFIFSGFVKLVDPIGSQYKFQEYFSADVLNMEFLIPYALPFAILLIIAEILLGVMILIGYKPKFTVFSLLALMLVFLFLTWYSAYYNKVTDCGCFGDAVKLSTWGTFYKNVVLIALVLILVVGLKHIKPIFTGKIPKVITFLSLAAFLFIVQHVLTHLPIIDFRAYAVGKSIPEGMQYKEDGEIPPVHDFMLEDEQADLAPELLKKEKVMLVIVYNLDKVDKNGFPAIKGVAAKAKEKGYTVYGVSASFTDDLILTKEKYDLPFDFLFCDETTLKTMIRANPGVIILDKGTVMQKKNWIDVDELEL
- a CDS encoding voltage-gated chloride channel family protein — encoded protein: MNTIKKLFLSFEQSLSLLFLLKWTFICLLIGALTGSTSAVFLWSLEWATNYREANLWIVALLPIAGLIIGLSYHYYGESVVKGNNLLLEEFHSPKKIIPFKMAPLVFLGTVLTHLFGGSAGREGTAVQVGGAIADQFTKIFKLSDADRKIVLITGISAGFASVFGTPLAGAIFALEVMVIGRIKFDAILPSFLAAIFANYFCDVWQISHHTHYTISTVAALTPATILWAVLAGIIFGLVSMLFSKSTHFWGITFKKFIKYPPLRPVIGGIILAITWYLIGTTKYMGLGVPTIVDAFNIDLNSYDFILKLLFTSFTLGAGFKGGEVTPLFFIGATLGNVLIWFIPLPMPLLAGMGFVAVFAGATNTPIACTIMGIELFGIESGIFIALACTTSYLFSGHSGIYSAQIIGSPKNVFFNNEKGLTLTDVDNKRSKN